One genomic window of Streptomyces sp. WP-1 includes the following:
- a CDS encoding amidohydrolase family protein encodes MNDHRPAPTDATDPVAATSASRSDEEAAEVRRFWDRLGLPGLIDVHTHFMPERVLHKVWEYFDAQGPLTGGLAWPISYRQQEAERAALLRRFGVRAFTAMLYPHKPGMARWLNGWAAGFARRTPDCLHTATLFPEPGVETYVREAIEAGARVFKAHVQVGAYDPADELLRPAWGVLAEAQVPVVIHCGSGPAPGKHTGPEPIARVLARHPRLRLIVAHLGMPEYEDFLGLAERYPEIRLDTTMAFTDFTEALMPFPGHALPRLADLGDRVLLGSDFPNIPYPYLHQLQALERLDLGEEWLRAVCHHNAAELFELA; translated from the coding sequence ATGAACGATCACCGACCGGCACCCACCGACGCCACCGATCCCGTCGCAGCCACCTCCGCGAGCCGCTCCGACGAGGAGGCTGCCGAGGTCCGCCGATTCTGGGACCGGCTCGGGCTGCCCGGTCTGATCGACGTGCACACGCACTTCATGCCCGAACGTGTCCTGCACAAGGTCTGGGAGTACTTCGACGCGCAGGGTCCGCTGACCGGCGGGCTGGCCTGGCCGATCAGCTACCGGCAGCAGGAGGCGGAACGCGCGGCACTGCTGCGGCGGTTCGGCGTCCGTGCCTTCACCGCCATGCTCTACCCGCACAAGCCCGGCATGGCCCGGTGGCTCAACGGCTGGGCGGCCGGCTTCGCCCGACGGACCCCCGACTGCCTGCACACCGCCACGCTGTTCCCCGAGCCTGGCGTCGAGACGTACGTCCGCGAGGCGATCGAGGCGGGCGCGCGTGTGTTCAAGGCGCATGTGCAGGTGGGGGCGTACGACCCGGCCGACGAGCTGCTTCGGCCGGCCTGGGGAGTCCTTGCCGAGGCCCAGGTACCCGTGGTGATCCACTGCGGGTCCGGGCCCGCGCCCGGGAAGCACACCGGCCCGGAACCGATCGCGCGGGTGCTGGCGCGGCACCCGAGGCTGCGGCTGATCGTCGCGCACCTGGGGATGCCCGAGTACGAGGATTTCCTCGGCCTCGCCGAGCGGTACCCGGAGATACGGCTGGACACGACGATGGCGTTCACCGACTTCACCGAGGCGTTGATGCCGTTCCCCGGCCACGCCCTGCCCCGGCTCGCGGACCTCGGCGACCGCGTCCTGCTCGGCTCCGACTTCCCCAACATCCCCTACCCCTACCTCCACCAACTCCAGGCCCTGGAACGGCTGGACCTCGGAGAGGAGTGGCTGCGGGCCGTCTGCCACCACAACGCGGCGGAGCTGTTCGAGCTGGCGTGA
- a CDS encoding NADP-dependent oxidoreductase, translated as MRAVRIHAHGGPEVLTVEEIADPEPESGPASDADSSADAESAPGAGEVLVRTVASSLNPVDWKTRAWDVGPALPVTLGWDLAGIVVASSAPEFAVGDRVIAMSAQLATGLGTWAELVRLPVRLLAHAPRTLTLAEAATLPLAGTTAVQALAALRPESRARLLVTGAAGAVGGLAVQLAHRAGVSVDALVSRPEHIEVVREFGAAAVTHSVAELPQGTYDAVLDTAGVDVTRALADGGSYISVSDAPLPDVAGAAKSYVQESSKDLAELVDLVDAGRLKVRVAAHYPLTEVRAAHERFEAGGLSGKVVLLF; from the coding sequence ATGCGTGCCGTTCGGATCCATGCCCACGGCGGGCCCGAGGTGCTCACCGTGGAGGAGATCGCCGACCCGGAGCCGGAATCTGGGCCGGCGTCGGATGCGGATTCGAGTGCGGACGCGGAGTCGGCGCCGGGTGCCGGTGAGGTGCTGGTGCGGACGGTCGCGAGCAGTCTGAACCCGGTGGACTGGAAGACCCGGGCCTGGGACGTGGGCCCCGCCCTGCCGGTGACGCTGGGCTGGGACCTGGCCGGGATCGTCGTGGCGAGTTCGGCGCCGGAATTCGCGGTCGGCGACCGGGTGATCGCGATGTCCGCGCAACTGGCCACCGGCCTGGGCACCTGGGCCGAACTGGTCCGCCTGCCGGTACGGCTGCTCGCCCACGCCCCGAGGACGCTCACCCTGGCCGAGGCCGCGACGCTGCCGCTCGCCGGGACCACGGCGGTGCAGGCCCTCGCCGCGCTGCGCCCGGAGAGCCGCGCCCGGCTCCTGGTCACCGGAGCCGCGGGCGCCGTGGGCGGCCTCGCGGTCCAACTGGCCCACCGGGCGGGCGTGTCGGTCGACGCGCTGGTCTCCCGCCCCGAACACATCGAGGTCGTGAGGGAGTTCGGCGCCGCGGCCGTGACGCACTCCGTCGCGGAGCTTCCCCAGGGCACGTACGACGCGGTGCTGGACACCGCGGGCGTCGACGTCACCCGGGCGCTCGCCGACGGTGGATCGTACATCTCGGTCTCCGACGCGCCGCTGCCCGATGTTGCGGGCGCCGCGAAGAGTTACGTCCAGGAGAGCAGCAAGGACCTGGCGGAACTGGTGGACCTGGTCGACGCGGGGCGGCTGAAGGTGCGGGTGGCCGCGCACTATCCCCTCACGGAGGTGCGGGCGGCCCATGAACGCTTCGAGGCGGGCGGTCTGTCGGGCAAGGTCGTGCTGCTGTTCTGA
- a CDS encoding MerR family transcriptional regulator: MRIGEMVRRTGVSERLLRYYEEQGLLSPERLPSGYRVYDEQDVETVRRVRALLAAGLTTDTIAKVLPCVREEGERLVPVCADLVAGLRKERERISRAIDDLQASRGLLDIVIEAGPQPVAAGSR; the protein is encoded by the coding sequence ATGCGGATCGGTGAGATGGTGCGGCGCACGGGGGTCAGCGAGCGGCTGCTGCGCTACTACGAGGAGCAGGGCCTGCTGTCGCCGGAGCGCCTGCCCAGCGGGTACCGCGTGTACGACGAGCAGGATGTCGAGACGGTCCGCCGGGTCCGCGCCCTGCTCGCCGCCGGGCTCACCACGGACACCATCGCGAAGGTGCTGCCGTGTGTCCGCGAGGAGGGCGAGCGGCTGGTGCCGGTCTGCGCGGACCTCGTCGCGGGGCTGCGCAAGGAACGGGAGCGGATCAGCCGCGCGATCGACGATCTCCAGGCGTCGCGCGGCCTCCTGGACATCGTCATCGAGGCGGGTCCGCAGCCGGTGGCGGCGGGATCGCGGTAG
- a CDS encoding TetR/AcrR family transcriptional regulator, producing MGPGVETVAPSGTAATGPGAEPAAPPVRATRPRNRRELIIAAARELFSRDGYANAAMSDIAAAVGIGPSALYRHFGGKQELLHAVVTEALDSCLAGLYPAGPGELDALVQDFAASALARRELGVLWQREARHLPAEQHAELTRRLHAARRTLAGQLSAARPELGPAHTELLSWGTLGVAASLAYQHVELTTPDLVARLMHRVATSAPPGLGEPRLDAPRGTLRHRSRREALLAAATELFAERGYASVSLEDTGAAVGIAGQSIYHHFASKHDLLATAVHRGAERLWVDLAEVLASALDHAGALRHLVWRYVRMALVSRHLVTVIATEAEHLQEADRLRTRQFQRDYIAEWLELLHAVHPAMTPAEARVRVQTVLTVVNDVARTPRLATRPGIDRALYQLDCELLELEPVPLPE from the coding sequence ATGGGACCCGGTGTGGAGACGGTCGCCCCGAGCGGTACGGCGGCGACGGGACCCGGGGCGGAGCCCGCCGCCCCGCCCGTGCGGGCGACGCGGCCGCGCAACCGCCGCGAGCTGATCATCGCCGCCGCGCGGGAGCTGTTCTCCCGGGACGGCTACGCCAACGCGGCGATGAGCGACATCGCGGCGGCCGTGGGCATCGGCCCCTCCGCCCTGTACCGGCACTTCGGCGGCAAGCAGGAGCTGCTGCACGCCGTCGTCACCGAGGCCCTCGACTCCTGCCTGGCCGGCCTCTACCCGGCCGGGCCCGGCGAACTCGACGCCCTGGTACAGGACTTCGCCGCGTCCGCGCTGGCCCGGCGCGAACTGGGCGTGCTGTGGCAGCGCGAGGCCCGGCACCTGCCCGCCGAGCAGCACGCGGAACTCACCCGGCGGCTGCACGCGGCCCGGCGCACCCTCGCCGGGCAACTGAGCGCCGCCCGCCCGGAGTTGGGACCCGCCCACACCGAGCTGCTGTCCTGGGGCACCCTCGGGGTGGCGGCGAGCCTCGCCTACCAGCACGTGGAACTGACGACGCCGGACCTCGTCGCACGTCTGATGCACCGCGTCGCAACCTCGGCCCCGCCCGGACTCGGCGAGCCCCGGCTCGACGCGCCCCGGGGCACCCTGCGCCACCGCTCCCGCCGGGAGGCGCTGCTCGCCGCCGCCACCGAGCTGTTCGCCGAGCGCGGCTACGCCTCGGTCAGCCTGGAGGACACCGGCGCGGCCGTCGGGATCGCCGGGCAGAGCATCTACCACCACTTCGCCAGCAAGCACGACCTCCTCGCCACCGCCGTGCACCGCGGTGCCGAGCGGCTCTGGGTCGACCTGGCCGAGGTGCTCGCCTCGGCGCTCGACCACGCGGGCGCGCTACGGCACCTGGTGTGGCGCTACGTCCGTATGGCGCTGGTCTCCCGGCACCTGGTGACCGTGATCGCCACCGAGGCCGAGCACCTCCAGGAGGCGGACCGGCTGCGCACCCGGCAGTTCCAGCGGGACTACATCGCCGAGTGGCTGGAGCTGCTGCACGCGGTCCACCCGGCCATGACCCCGGCCGAGGCCCGCGTCCGGGTGCAGACCGTCCTCACCGTCGTCAACGACGTGGCCCGCACACCCCGGCTCGCCACCCGGCCGGGGATAGACCGGGCTCTGTACCAACTGGACTGTGAACTGCTGGAGTTGGAGCCCGTCCCCCTGCCCGAGTGA
- a CDS encoding acyl-CoA dehydrogenase family protein → MKRTLFEAEHEDYRESVRAFITKHVVPHYADWDKAGIVPRELFTGLGELGALGIAVPEEFGGAGIKDFRYNTILHEEGARVGAIPAILGPTLHADVVLPYFLDQTNDEQKARWLPGIASGETITAVAMTEPGTGSDLSGIRTKAVRDGDHYVIDGAKTFITNGINADLVVVAVRTGEHPHRGLSLIVVERGTPGFERGRKLEKVGLHAQDTAELVFTGARVPAANLLGAEGEGFFALTRNLAQERMSVAIAGLAQAVAAFDWTVEYVRERKAFGKPIGSLQVIRHRLAELDTEIEIAQHYLDRCVLALNSGELTVVDAAKAKWWCTELQGRVMDACVQLHGGYGYMLEYPIARAWQDSRVSRIYAGTTEIMKEIIGRSLELG, encoded by the coding sequence ATGAAGCGAACCCTTTTCGAAGCCGAGCACGAGGACTACCGCGAGAGCGTGCGGGCCTTCATCACCAAGCATGTGGTGCCGCACTACGCGGACTGGGACAAGGCGGGGATCGTGCCCCGTGAGCTGTTCACGGGCCTGGGCGAGCTGGGCGCGCTCGGCATCGCGGTGCCCGAGGAGTTCGGCGGCGCGGGGATCAAGGACTTCCGCTACAACACGATCCTGCACGAGGAGGGCGCGCGGGTGGGCGCCATCCCGGCGATCCTCGGCCCGACCCTGCACGCGGACGTGGTCCTGCCCTATTTCCTCGATCAGACGAACGACGAGCAGAAGGCCCGCTGGCTGCCCGGCATCGCCTCCGGTGAGACGATCACAGCGGTCGCGATGACCGAGCCCGGCACCGGTTCCGACCTGTCCGGCATCCGCACCAAGGCCGTCCGCGACGGCGACCACTACGTCATCGACGGCGCGAAGACGTTCATCACCAACGGCATCAACGCGGACCTGGTCGTCGTCGCCGTGCGCACCGGCGAGCACCCGCACCGCGGGCTCAGCCTGATCGTCGTGGAGCGCGGCACCCCCGGCTTCGAGCGCGGCCGCAAGCTGGAGAAGGTCGGCCTGCACGCCCAGGACACCGCCGAGCTGGTCTTCACCGGCGCCAGGGTGCCGGCGGCCAACCTGCTCGGCGCGGAGGGCGAGGGCTTCTTCGCCCTGACGCGCAATCTCGCGCAGGAGCGGATGTCGGTGGCGATCGCCGGTCTGGCGCAGGCGGTGGCGGCCTTCGACTGGACCGTCGAGTACGTGCGCGAGCGCAAGGCGTTCGGCAAGCCGATCGGCTCCCTCCAGGTGATCCGGCACCGCCTCGCCGAGCTGGACACCGAGATCGAGATCGCCCAGCACTACCTCGACCGCTGCGTACTCGCCCTGAACTCGGGCGAGTTGACGGTGGTCGACGCCGCCAAGGCCAAGTGGTGGTGCACCGAGCTGCAAGGCCGGGTCATGGACGCCTGCGTGCAGCTGCACGGCGGGTACGGCTACATGCTGGAGTACCCGATCGCGCGGGCCTGGCAGGACAGTAGGGTGAGCCGGATCTACGCGGGCACGACCGAGATCATGAAGGAGATCATCGGCCGTTCGCTGGAACTCGGCTAG
- the icmF gene encoding fused isobutyryl-CoA mutase/GTPase IcmF has protein sequence MSELHSPVHPVRLVTASALFDGHDASINIMRRIFQSQGAEVIHLGHNRSVQEVVNAALEEDAHGVAVSSYQGGHVEYFEYLVESLRERGAEHIRVVGGGGGVIVPEEITRLRAHGVTIFSPEDGQRMGLAGMINSVVRDCDFDLWEGKPADADAVLAGDRFATARAITGAELGKLPPEFLDRLRAAAAGRVVPVLGITGTGGSGKSSLTDELVRRFRVDQQDKLRIAVIAVDPTRRRGGGALLGDRIRMNSLDGNRVFFRSLATRGSHELPEHLTDVIDVVKAAGYDLVIVETPGIGQGDAAIVPFVDTSLYVMTPEFGAASQLEKIDMLDFADVVAVNKFERRGAKDALRDVSRQLVRNREAFDKRPEDMPVYGTSAATFHDDGVTALFQHLKTELDGKGLHLQEGTLAPVDVRHSSGIRQVVPADRVRYLAEITESVRAYHAETEVLAEAARRVQRLDLVKGELAAAGSDADNVDALLTDARGQLPHEIRRQIETWPAVVASYSGDEQVVKIRDREIRTKLTRESLSGNKVPRVALPRFTDHGELVRFWRRENLPGYFPFTAGVFPFKRDGEDPARMFAGEGDPFRTNRRFKLLSEGQPATRLSTAFDSVTLYGRDPGERPDVYGKIGTSGVSVANLDDMKALYDGFDLIAPTTSVSMTINGPAPTVLAFFLNTAIDQQIERFRAAEGRDPSAEEAEQLRAHALASVRGTVQADILKEDQGQNTCLFSTEFSLRMMADIQEWFIAHKVRNFYSVSISGYHIAEAGANPISQLAFTLANGFTYVEAYLARGMDVDDFAPNLSFFFSNGMDPEYSVLGRVARRIWAVAMKRKYGANERSQKLKYHVQTSGRSLHAQEMDFNDIRTTLQALIAIYDNCNSLHTNAYDEAVTTPTEESVRRALAIQLIINREWGLAMNENPLQGSFIIDELTDLVEEAVLLEFERISERGGVLGAMETGYQRGRIQDESMLYEQRKHDGSLPIIGVNTFRNPHTEGAEPGAIELARATEQEKRSQLERVHDFQARHQQEAHAALSALKAAAVAGENVFSVLMDAARVCTLQQITEAFFEVGGQYRRNV, from the coding sequence ATGAGCGAACTGCACTCGCCTGTGCACCCCGTACGCCTGGTCACCGCATCCGCTCTGTTCGACGGGCACGACGCGTCGATCAACATCATGCGGCGCATCTTCCAGTCCCAGGGCGCCGAAGTGATCCACCTCGGGCACAACCGGTCGGTGCAGGAGGTCGTGAACGCGGCGCTGGAGGAGGACGCGCACGGCGTGGCCGTCTCCTCCTACCAGGGCGGCCATGTCGAGTACTTCGAGTACCTGGTCGAGTCGCTGCGCGAGCGGGGCGCGGAGCACATCCGAGTGGTCGGCGGCGGTGGTGGGGTGATCGTGCCCGAGGAGATCACCCGGCTGCGCGCGCACGGGGTGACCATCTTCTCGCCCGAGGACGGCCAGCGGATGGGCCTCGCCGGGATGATCAACTCCGTCGTACGGGACTGCGACTTCGACCTCTGGGAGGGCAAGCCCGCCGACGCCGACGCCGTGCTCGCGGGCGACCGGTTCGCCACCGCGCGGGCCATCACGGGCGCCGAACTCGGCAAGCTGCCCCCGGAGTTCCTCGACCGGCTGCGGGCCGCCGCGGCCGGCCGGGTGGTGCCGGTCCTCGGCATCACCGGCACCGGCGGCTCCGGCAAGTCCTCGCTGACCGACGAGCTGGTGCGCCGCTTCCGCGTGGACCAGCAGGACAAGCTGCGCATCGCGGTGATCGCGGTCGACCCGACCCGCCGGCGCGGCGGCGGCGCCCTGCTCGGCGACCGGATCCGGATGAACTCCCTGGACGGGAACCGGGTGTTCTTCCGCAGCCTGGCCACCCGTGGCAGCCATGAGCTGCCCGAGCACCTCACCGATGTGATCGACGTGGTCAAGGCGGCCGGGTACGACCTGGTGATCGTGGAGACCCCGGGCATCGGCCAGGGCGACGCGGCGATCGTGCCGTTCGTCGACACCTCCCTGTACGTGATGACGCCGGAGTTCGGCGCCGCGTCCCAGCTGGAGAAGATCGACATGCTCGACTTCGCCGACGTGGTCGCGGTCAACAAGTTCGAGCGGCGCGGCGCCAAGGACGCGCTGCGCGATGTGAGCCGCCAACTGGTGCGCAACCGCGAGGCGTTCGACAAGAGGCCCGAGGACATGCCGGTGTACGGCACCTCGGCCGCGACCTTCCACGACGACGGGGTCACCGCGCTCTTCCAGCACCTGAAGACGGAGCTGGACGGGAAGGGACTGCACCTCCAGGAGGGCACCCTCGCGCCCGTCGATGTGCGCCACTCCTCCGGGATCCGCCAGGTGGTGCCCGCCGACCGGGTGCGCTATCTCGCGGAGATCACCGAGTCGGTCCGCGCGTACCACGCCGAGACCGAGGTGCTCGCCGAGGCGGCCCGTCGGGTGCAGCGCCTCGACCTGGTCAAGGGCGAGCTGGCGGCGGCCGGTTCGGACGCGGACAACGTGGACGCGCTGCTCACCGACGCCCGCGGGCAGCTCCCGCACGAGATCCGCCGGCAGATCGAGACCTGGCCGGCCGTCGTGGCGTCGTACTCCGGTGACGAGCAGGTCGTGAAGATCCGCGACCGGGAGATCCGCACCAAGCTGACCCGTGAGTCGCTGTCGGGCAACAAGGTGCCCCGGGTGGCGCTGCCCCGGTTCACCGACCACGGCGAGCTGGTGCGGTTCTGGCGGCGGGAGAACCTGCCCGGCTACTTCCCGTTCACCGCGGGCGTGTTCCCCTTCAAGCGCGACGGCGAGGACCCGGCGCGGATGTTCGCCGGCGAGGGCGACCCGTTCCGCACCAACCGCCGCTTCAAGCTGCTCTCCGAGGGCCAGCCCGCCACCCGGCTGTCCACCGCCTTCGACTCGGTCACCCTCTACGGCCGCGACCCGGGCGAGCGCCCCGACGTCTACGGCAAGATCGGCACCTCAGGCGTCTCGGTCGCGAACCTGGACGACATGAAGGCGCTGTACGACGGCTTCGACCTGATCGCGCCGACGACCTCGGTGTCGATGACGATCAACGGCCCGGCGCCCACCGTGCTGGCGTTCTTCCTCAACACCGCGATCGACCAGCAGATCGAGCGGTTCCGCGCCGCCGAGGGCCGCGACCCCTCCGCCGAGGAGGCGGAGCAGCTGCGCGCCCACGCGCTGGCGAGCGTGCGGGGCACGGTGCAGGCCGACATCCTCAAGGAGGACCAGGGCCAGAACACCTGTCTGTTCTCGACCGAGTTCTCGCTGCGGATGATGGCCGACATCCAGGAGTGGTTCATCGCGCACAAGGTCCGCAACTTCTACTCGGTGTCCATCTCCGGCTACCACATCGCCGAGGCGGGCGCGAACCCGATCAGCCAGCTGGCGTTCACCCTGGCCAACGGCTTCACCTATGTGGAGGCGTACCTGGCGCGCGGCATGGACGTGGACGACTTCGCGCCGAACCTGTCGTTCTTCTTCTCCAACGGCATGGACCCCGAGTACTCGGTGCTCGGCCGGGTCGCCCGCCGGATCTGGGCGGTCGCGATGAAGCGGAAGTACGGCGCCAACGAGCGTTCCCAGAAGCTCAAGTACCACGTCCAGACCTCGGGCCGCTCGCTGCACGCCCAGGAGATGGACTTCAACGACATCCGCACCACGCTCCAGGCGCTCATCGCCATCTACGACAACTGCAACAGCCTGCACACCAACGCCTACGACGAGGCGGTCACCACCCCGACCGAGGAATCCGTCCGCCGGGCGCTGGCCATCCAGCTGATCATCAACCGGGAGTGGGGCCTCGCGATGAACGAGAACCCGCTCCAGGGGTCGTTCATCATCGATGAGCTGACCGACCTGGTCGAGGAGGCGGTGCTGCTGGAGTTCGAGCGGATCAGCGAGCGCGGCGGCGTGCTCGGCGCGATGGAGACCGGCTACCAGCGCGGCCGTATCCAGGACGAGTCGATGCTCTACGAGCAGCGCAAGCACGACGGTTCGCTGCCGATCATCGGCGTCAACACCTTCCGCAACCCGCACACCGAGGGTGCCGAGCCGGGCGCCATCGAGCTGGCCCGCGCGACGGAGCAGGAGAAGCGTTCCCAGCTGGAGCGGGTGCACGACTTCCAGGCCCGGCACCAGCAGGAGGCGCACGCCGCGCTGAGCGCCCTGAAGGCGGCGGCGGTCGCGGGCGAGAACGTGTTCTCGGTGCTCATGGACGCCGCGCGGGTGTGCACCCTCCAGCAGATCACCGAGGCGTTCTTCGAGGTGGGCGGCCAGTACCGGCGCAACGTCTGA
- a CDS encoding multicopper oxidase family protein, whose translation MNSINRRSTLLAGLAVAGTGALAACGGSGATPALVSPDSKVVATTERKRKGTGKVREVTLTAAPALLDIGGKVTAKSWAYGGRTPGQEIRLPAGDTLAAELSNQLPDRTTTSVHWHGIALRADMDGVPPATQNAVRAGHNFTYRFLADTPGTYFFHPHVGVQLDRGLHAPLIVEDPREPLSYDDEWVVVLDDWVDGVTGSPDQVLAELSHGMGDMDMGGSGGGSGDGSGHGGASHGGSSGHDMGDMGGMDMAGMDMSGSDAGKGGGKASSSGSMKFMLMSARSSLLGGDAGDVKYPYHLINGRVPADPDVYTGKPGKRVRLRVINAGGDTAYRVALGGHKLTITHTDGFPVAHQQVDALLVGMGERYDILVTLADGVFPLVALAEGKDASGLALVRTGSGAAPKATVRPKELDGMIMNAAALKAADDVRLDTRKTDRVHRIELTGGMAEYDWGINGRRYDMKHPTADPVLVEQGQRVRLDFVNKTDMWHPMHLHGHTYQLGTGGPRKDTTIVLPGRTVSVYFDADNPGQWMLHCHNAYHGEAGMMALLAYTA comes from the coding sequence ATGAACAGCATCAACCGTCGTTCCACCCTGCTGGCCGGTCTCGCCGTCGCCGGGACCGGAGCGCTCGCCGCGTGCGGCGGCTCCGGGGCCACGCCGGCCCTGGTGAGCCCCGACAGCAAGGTGGTCGCGACCACCGAGAGGAAGCGCAAGGGCACCGGCAAGGTGCGCGAGGTGACCCTGACCGCCGCGCCCGCCCTGCTCGACATCGGCGGCAAGGTGACGGCGAAGAGCTGGGCCTACGGCGGTCGCACCCCGGGCCAGGAGATCCGGCTCCCGGCCGGTGACACCCTCGCCGCCGAACTCTCCAACCAGCTCCCGGACCGGACCACCACGTCCGTCCACTGGCACGGTATCGCCCTGCGCGCCGACATGGACGGCGTGCCCCCGGCCACCCAGAATGCGGTGCGCGCCGGCCACAACTTCACCTACCGCTTCCTCGCCGACACCCCCGGCACCTACTTCTTCCACCCCCACGTGGGCGTCCAGCTCGACCGGGGACTGCACGCCCCGCTCATCGTGGAGGACCCGAGGGAACCGCTGTCGTACGACGACGAGTGGGTCGTCGTGCTGGACGACTGGGTCGACGGTGTCACCGGCTCCCCCGACCAGGTCCTCGCCGAACTGAGCCACGGCATGGGCGACATGGACATGGGCGGTTCGGGGGGCGGTTCGGGTGACGGCTCGGGCCACGGCGGCGCGAGCCACGGTGGCTCCTCCGGCCATGACATGGGCGACATGGGCGGGATGGACATGGCCGGCATGGACATGAGCGGCAGTGATGCGGGCAAGGGGGGCGGCAAGGCGTCGTCGTCCGGCTCGATGAAGTTCATGCTCATGAGCGCGCGAAGCAGTCTGCTCGGCGGCGACGCCGGTGACGTCAAGTACCCGTACCACCTGATCAACGGCCGCGTGCCGGCCGACCCCGACGTCTACACCGGCAAGCCCGGCAAGCGGGTGCGGCTGCGCGTCATCAACGCCGGCGGCGACACGGCGTACCGCGTCGCGCTCGGCGGCCACAAGCTGACCATCACCCACACGGACGGCTTCCCGGTCGCCCATCAGCAGGTGGACGCGCTGCTGGTGGGCATGGGGGAGCGGTACGACATCCTCGTCACGCTCGCCGACGGGGTCTTCCCGCTGGTCGCCCTCGCCGAGGGCAAGGACGCGAGCGGCCTGGCACTGGTGCGCACCGGTTCCGGCGCCGCGCCGAAGGCGACCGTCCGCCCGAAGGAACTGGACGGCATGATCATGAACGCCGCCGCGCTGAAGGCCGCCGACGACGTGCGCCTGGACACGAGGAAGACCGACCGCGTCCACCGGATCGAACTCACCGGCGGCATGGCCGAGTACGACTGGGGCATCAACGGCCGGCGGTACGACATGAAGCACCCCACCGCCGACCCCGTCCTGGTCGAGCAGGGCCAGCGGGTCCGGCTGGACTTCGTCAACAAGACCGACATGTGGCACCCCATGCACCTGCACGGACATACGTACCAGCTCGGTACGGGCGGCCCGCGCAAGGACACCACCATCGTGCTGCCCGGCCGCACGGTGTCCGTGTACTTCGACGCCGACAACCCGGGCCAGTGGATGCTGCACTGCCACAACGCCTACCACGGCGAGGCGGGGATGATGGCGCTGCTGGCGTACACGGCCTGA